One Dioscorea cayenensis subsp. rotundata cultivar TDr96_F1 chromosome 15, TDr96_F1_v2_PseudoChromosome.rev07_lg8_w22 25.fasta, whole genome shotgun sequence genomic region harbors:
- the LOC120277667 gene encoding uncharacterized protein LOC120277667: MALPRVSEAYIRGVDGFLDMAFQRTAQGQEILCPCKKCLNRNWYYRAIVREHLIVYGFIEGYTEWVFHGEGLSMYSKGLPSHSNEGLDPLDNMDDMLQDMYRDVAIGGQTLPRICEGPNTEAKKFYKLMEEGRQELYPGCKSFSRLSFIVQLYLFKCLHGLSNVAFGDLLDLLKEAFPDATIPNSFNEAKKTVRDLGLDYKKIHACPNDCMLFWDEHEEANNCLVCGVSRWKLEDKFANDNAKSSTIPAKVLRYFPLTPRLQRLFMCEETATAMKWHATDRPNDGNLRHPADAKAWKDFDNLHPEFAQDPRNVRLGLASDGFNPFRTMSISHSTWLVVLINYNLSPLVFMKSEYIFLSMIIPGPRSPSKDIDIYMQPLIKELKHLWEIGVETYDATSKQTFLMRVALLWAISDFPAYAMLSGWSTKGMLACPYFAVRKTLPKTVAIVLIKVGDFFRGICSKVVKMQDLDRLQKEIIEILCHLEMTFIPNFFDIMVHLTIHLVNEIKLGGPVHYRWMFLIEQNLCKLKSFVRNRSSPEGSIAEGYLAEECLVFCSRYMHDGVKMRFSRYGKNTNIGTMDDEASPIFPKLGHPIVGNKRNIGKTFIVIP; encoded by the exons ATGGCTCTCCCAAGAGTTAGTGAGGCATATATTAGAGGAGTTGATGGTTTTCTAGATATGGCATTTCAAAGGACTGCGCAAGGACAAGAAATACTTTGCCCGTGCAAAAAGTGTTTGAACCGTAATTGGTATTATAGAGCAATAGTCAGAGAACACTTGATAGTCTATGGTTTCATAGAAGGCTATACTGAGTGGGTATTCCATGGAGAAGGATTGTCAATGTATTCTAAAGGATTACCATCACATAGTAATGAAGGACTTGATCCTCTTGATAACATGGATGATATGTTGCAAGATATGTATAGAGATGTAGCAATTGGAGGGCAAACCCTCCCAAGGATTTGTGAAGGTCCTAATACAGAGGCAAAGAAATTTTACAAGTTAATGGAGGAAGGCCGACAGGAGCTTTATCCAGGGTGTAAGAGTTTCTCAAGGCTTTCTTTCATCGTTCAATTATATCTTTTCAAGTGTCTCCATGGGCTAAGTAATGTGGCATTTGGTGACCTTctagatttattaaaagaagcTTTTCCTGATGCTACAATTCCAAATTCTTTTAATGAAGCTAAGAAGACAGTGAGAGATTTGGGTcttgattacaaaaaaatacatgcatgcccAAATGATTGTATGTTGTTTTGGGATGAGCATGAAGAAGCAAATAATTGTCTTGTATGTGGTGTTTCTAGGTGGAAATTGGAGGACAAATTTGCAAATGATAATGCTAAATCCTCCACTATACCTGCTAAGGTTTTACGATACTTTCCCCTTACTCCTAGGCTCCAGAGGTTATTCATGTGTGAAGAGACAGCTACTGCAATGAAATGGCATGCAACAGATCGTCCGAATGATGGAAATTTGAGGCATCCGGCTGATGCCAAAGCTTGGAAAGATTTTGATAATTTGCATCCTGAGTTTGCTCAAGACCCTCGCAATGTGAGGTTGGGACTTGCAAGTGATGGGTTCAATCCATTTCGAACGATGAGCATTTCACATAGCACATGGCTCGTTGTGTTAATCAATTACAATTTATCACCATTGGTTTTTATGAAGtctgaatatattttcttgtCTATGATTATTCCGGGTCCTAGATCACCTAGTAAAGACATTGATATCTACATGCAACCTTTGATTAAAGAGTTAAAGCACTTATGGGAAATTGGTGTTGAAACATATGATGccacaagcaaacaaacatttcTCATGCGGGTGGCATTATTATGGGCAATTAGCGACTTCCCAGCTTATGCTATGTTATCAGGATGGAGCACTAAAGGAATGTTAGCATGTCCTTATT TTGCTGTGAGAAAGACATTGCCTAAAACTGTTGCCATTGTCTTAATCAAGGTGGGTGATTTTTTCCGGGGTATATGCAGTAAAGTTGTGAAGATGCAGGATCTTGATCGGTTGCAGAAGGAAATTATTGAAATTCTTTGTCATCTAGAAATGACTTTCATcccaaatttttttgatataatggtgcatttgaCTATTCATTTGGTAAATGAAATCAAACTTGGTGGCCCGGTTCATTATCGTTGGATGTTCCTAATTGAGCAAAACTTATGCAAGTTGAAGTCTTTTGTTCGTAATCGGAGCAGTCCGGAGGGATCTATTGCGGAAGGGTATCTAGCCGAGGAATGCTTGGTATTTTGCTCGAGATATATGCATGATGGTGTAAAGATGAGATTCAGCAGATATGGGAAGAATACTAATATAGGTACAATGGATGATGAAGCATCTCCTATTTTCCCTAAGCTTGGCCATCCAATTGTGGGGAACAAGAGAAATATTGGCAAGACTTtcattgtaataccctga